In Apis cerana isolate GH-2021 linkage group LG5, AcerK_1.0, whole genome shotgun sequence, a single genomic region encodes these proteins:
- the LOC107997884 gene encoding DNA repair protein RAD51 homolog 1 isoform X2 — translation MSAMASTASLQGDEEFEEYNPQAKLIKTLEGNGITAGDVKKLEEAGYYTVEAVAYAPKKCLIAIKGISEAKADKILQEASKLVVMGFKSATEIHQTRSNIVFVTTGSSELDRLLGVNCQLPIDMGGAEGKCLYIDTEGTFRPERLIAVAERYKIAGDSVLDNVACARAYNTDHQTQLLIQASAMMTESRYALLIVDSATGLYRTEYSGRGELAARQMHLGRFLRMLLRLADEHGVAVVITNQVVAQVDGAASMFGGDQKKPIGGHIIAHASTTRLYLRKGRGETRICKIYDSPCLPESEAMFAINTDGIGDVKE, via the exons ggaaATGGCATAACAGCAGgagatgtaaaaaaattagaagaagctGGTTATTATACTGTGGAAGCTGTAGCATACGCTcccaaaaaatgtttaattgctATCAAAGGAATTAGTGAAGCTAAAgcagataaaattttacaagaagCATCAAAATTAGTTGTGATGGGATTTAAAAGTGCGACTGAAATTCATCAAACTCGATCAAATATAGTTTTTGTAACTACTGGTTCCAGCGAATTAGATAGATTATTAGGAG TCAATTGTCAATTACCTATAGATATGGGAGGTGCAGAAGGAAAATGTCTTTATATAGATACAGAAGGAACTTTTAGACCTGAAAGATTAATTGCTGTTgctgaaagatataaaattgcaGGAGATTCTGTATTAGATAATGTAGCATGTGCTAGAGCTTATAATACAGATCATCAAACTCAACTATTAATTCAAGCTAGCGCTATGATGACAGAATCTAGATATGCATTATTGATAGTAGATAGTGCAACTGGTTTATATAGAACTGAATACTCTGGAAGAGGAGAATTAGCTGCTAGACAAATGCATTTAGGCAGATTTCTTAGAATGTTACTTAGATTAGCTGATGAACATGGTGTTGCTGTTGTTATAACCAATCAAGTTGTGGCACAAGTTGATGGTGCAGCTAGTATGTTTGGAGGAGATCAAAAAAAACCAATTGGAGGTCACATCATAGCTCATGCAAGTACTACAAGATTATATCTACGTAAAGGTAGAGGTGAAACtagaatatgtaaaatttatgattcacCTTGTTTGCCTGAAAGCGAAGCAATGTTTGCAATAAATACAGATGGTATTGGAGAtgttaaagaataa
- the LOC107997884 gene encoding DNA repair protein RAD51 homolog A isoform X1, with protein MSAMASTASLQGDEEFEEYNPQAKLIKTLEGNGITAGDVKKLEEAGYYTVEAVAYAPKKCLIAIKGISEAKADKILQEASKLVVMGFKSATEIHQTRSNIVFVTTGSSELDRLLGGGIETGSITEIFGEFRSGKTQLCHTLAVNCQLPIDMGGAEGKCLYIDTEGTFRPERLIAVAERYKIAGDSVLDNVACARAYNTDHQTQLLIQASAMMTESRYALLIVDSATGLYRTEYSGRGELAARQMHLGRFLRMLLRLADEHGVAVVITNQVVAQVDGAASMFGGDQKKPIGGHIIAHASTTRLYLRKGRGETRICKIYDSPCLPESEAMFAINTDGIGDVKE; from the coding sequence ggaaATGGCATAACAGCAGgagatgtaaaaaaattagaagaagctGGTTATTATACTGTGGAAGCTGTAGCATACGCTcccaaaaaatgtttaattgctATCAAAGGAATTAGTGAAGCTAAAgcagataaaattttacaagaagCATCAAAATTAGTTGTGATGGGATTTAAAAGTGCGACTGAAATTCATCAAACTCGATCAAATATAGTTTTTGTAACTACTGGTTCCAGCGAATTAGATAGATTATTAGGAGGTGGTATAGAAACAGGTTCtattacagaaatatttgGAGAATTTAGATCAGGAAAGACTCAGTTATGTCATACACTTGCAGTCAATTGTCAATTACCTATAGATATGGGAGGTGCAGAAGGAAAATGTCTTTATATAGATACAGAAGGAACTTTTAGACCTGAAAGATTAATTGCTGTTgctgaaagatataaaattgcaGGAGATTCTGTATTAGATAATGTAGCATGTGCTAGAGCTTATAATACAGATCATCAAACTCAACTATTAATTCAAGCTAGCGCTATGATGACAGAATCTAGATATGCATTATTGATAGTAGATAGTGCAACTGGTTTATATAGAACTGAATACTCTGGAAGAGGAGAATTAGCTGCTAGACAAATGCATTTAGGCAGATTTCTTAGAATGTTACTTAGATTAGCTGATGAACATGGTGTTGCTGTTGTTATAACCAATCAAGTTGTGGCACAAGTTGATGGTGCAGCTAGTATGTTTGGAGGAGATCAAAAAAAACCAATTGGAGGTCACATCATAGCTCATGCAAGTACTACAAGATTATATCTACGTAAAGGTAGAGGTGAAACtagaatatgtaaaatttatgattcacCTTGTTTGCCTGAAAGCGAAGCAATGTTTGCAATAAATACAGATGGTATTGGAGAtgttaaagaataa